The Methanocella arvoryzae MRE50 DNA window CAAGGCCCTGGTTGCAGCCCTGGAAGGCGTCAACATCGACGAGGCTATCTCCAAGGCAGCATTCGCAGCAGCTCCGGCCCCGGCCGCAGCCGCAGCTCCGGCCGCAGCCGAAGCCGCAGCAGCCCCGGCAGAGGACGAGAAGAAGAAGGAAGAGGAAGAGGCATCCGGCATGGAAGGCCTCGGCGCTCTGTTTGGCTAAAAAAGCCAAACATCCCTTTTTCTTTCATTTTTTTATAAAATAAGCGT harbors:
- the rpl12p gene encoding 50S ribosomal protein P1, giving the protein MEYVYAALLLHKAGKAVDEAGVSSVLKAAGVEVNEARVKALVAALEGVNIDEAISKAAFAAAPAPAAAAAPAAAEAAAAPAEDEKKKEEEEASGMEGLGALFG